From the Streptococcus sp. 29887 genome, one window contains:
- a CDS encoding VirB6/TrbL-like conjugal transfer protein, CD1112 family, giving the protein MFDIFGKLEEMIQEILLDMIKGTLTSMFTDLNHQLDFVSGQVGQSPSQFNAEVFSFIKHINDSVVLPIAGLVITAVLCLELIQVVMQKNNMAEVDTFEFFKYVIKMWVAVYLVSHAFEFAMAAFDMGQHMIGQATGVIHGETSISSEQITAMVDSLKDKNIGELAGIVFELQAVKLTIQIISLIILIITYGRMFEIYAYSSVAALPFATLGNREWGQLGHNYIRGLFALALQGLFLVICFGIYAVLLRGVKMTDIHMTVFSILGYTVLLGFMMLKTGTLARSIMNAH; this is encoded by the coding sequence ATGTTTGATATATTCGGAAAACTAGAAGAGATGATTCAAGAAATTCTTTTGGATATGATAAAAGGGACTTTGACAAGTATGTTTACTGATTTGAATCATCAATTAGACTTTGTATCTGGTCAGGTCGGTCAATCGCCAAGCCAGTTCAATGCTGAAGTGTTTTCCTTTATCAAACACATCAATGATAGTGTCGTACTACCAATAGCTGGTTTGGTAATTACAGCTGTATTATGTTTAGAATTGATCCAAGTAGTGATGCAAAAGAACAATATGGCAGAAGTTGATACGTTTGAATTTTTCAAATATGTCATTAAGATGTGGGTTGCAGTATACTTGGTATCGCATGCTTTTGAATTTGCCATGGCAGCATTTGATATGGGACAGCACATGATTGGACAAGCAACAGGAGTCATTCATGGCGAAACATCTATATCATCCGAACAGATTACAGCAATGGTTGACAGTTTAAAAGATAAGAATATTGGTGAATTAGCTGGTATTGTTTTTGAACTTCAAGCGGTTAAGCTAACGATACAGATTATTTCCTTAATCATTCTTATCATCACTTATGGAAGAATGTTCGAAATTTATGCTTATAGTTCGGTTGCTGCCTTGCCATTTGCTACACTTGGCAATAGGGAGTGGGGCCAACTTGGACATAACTACATACGTGGACTGTTCGCTTTGGCTCTGCAAGGTTTGTTCCTCGTTATCTGTTTTGGAATCTATGCGGTATTACTTAGAGGTGTAAAAATGACGGATATTCATATGACCGTCTTTTCCATTTTAGGTTATACAGTTCTGCTAGGATTCATGATGTTGAAAACTGGTACACTTGCAAGGTCGATTATGAATGCCCACTAG
- a CDS encoding Maff2 family mobile element protein encodes MDFFTQGVDVLKTLVIAIGGGLGAWGVINLMEGYGNDNPGAKSQGIKQLMAGGGIVLIGLKLIPLLANLIQ; translated from the coding sequence ATGGATTTTTTCACACAAGGAGTGGACGTATTAAAAACATTGGTTATCGCAATTGGCGGTGGTTTAGGTGCCTGGGGCGTTATTAACCTCATGGAAGGCTATGGTAACGATAACCCAGGAGCTAAGTCACAGGGTATCAAGCAACTGATGGCAGGTGGTGGCATTGTGTTAATTGGTTTAAAACTAATTCCTCTGCTTGCTAATTTAATCCAATAG
- a CDS encoding single-stranded DNA-binding protein produces MEHEMININAHLVKDVVFSSFESEDGIVPVVNFSLVKKYGKGKEYTNCSAYGDKVEIAKEFEKGDLIHVFGYFKENRKGDKVYKNFIVKSMNKIEQDEMEEE; encoded by the coding sequence ATGGAACATGAAATGATAAATATTAACGCTCATCTTGTAAAAGATGTTGTGTTTTCAAGTTTTGAATCCGAGGACGGAATTGTCCCAGTTGTAAATTTCTCCCTTGTTAAAAAATATGGAAAGGGTAAGGAATACACTAACTGTTCTGCCTATGGTGATAAGGTAGAGATTGCAAAAGAATTTGAAAAGGGAGATCTTATCCATGTTTTCGGTTACTTTAAAGAAAATCGCAAAGGTGATAAGGTATACAAGAATTTTATTGTTAAATCAATGAATAAAATTGAACAAGATGAAATGGAGGAAGAGTAA